A window of Haliscomenobacter hydrossis DSM 1100 contains these coding sequences:
- a CDS encoding sulfite exporter TauE/SafE family protein: protein MIYACLAALMAGFVDAIVGGGGLIQAPAMFILFPQFSVPRIIGTNRFASFMGTAVAAWQYSRKVEIPWRTVLYGGVGAGAMSFLGARFSSLISPEVLKPIILVLMVAIAVYTYLKKNLGHEEQFRVAVHLIPWVGLLVGMICGFYNGFVGPGTGSLLVFGFVSLIGYNFLMGSAISKFINVVADVFSLIFFLAQGYVSFEIAIPMMICNMIGSYLGSRTAILRGNGFVRLFFLCVIGSLLLRFGWDVYWELQQ, encoded by the coding sequence ATGATTTATGCCTGTTTAGCAGCCTTGATGGCGGGTTTTGTGGATGCCATTGTTGGGGGTGGCGGCTTGATTCAGGCTCCTGCGATGTTCATTCTATTTCCTCAGTTTTCGGTACCCCGCATCATTGGAACCAATCGGTTTGCTTCGTTTATGGGTACTGCGGTTGCAGCCTGGCAATATTCCCGCAAAGTGGAGATTCCCTGGCGGACGGTATTGTACGGTGGGGTAGGAGCAGGAGCCATGTCGTTTTTGGGTGCCCGTTTTTCCAGCCTGATCAGCCCGGAGGTATTGAAACCGATCATTTTGGTGCTGATGGTGGCCATTGCGGTGTACACCTACCTCAAGAAGAATTTGGGGCACGAGGAGCAGTTTCGGGTTGCGGTACATTTGATTCCCTGGGTTGGCTTGCTGGTGGGTATGATTTGTGGTTTTTACAATGGTTTTGTTGGGCCAGGTACGGGAAGTTTGTTGGTCTTTGGTTTCGTCAGTTTAATTGGGTACAATTTTTTGATGGGCTCGGCCATTTCCAAGTTCATCAATGTGGTTGCCGATGTTTTTTCTTTGATTTTCTTCCTGGCTCAAGGTTACGTCAGTTTTGAAATTGCCATTCCCATGATGATTTGTAACATGATTGGTTCCTATCTAGGCAGCCGGACGGCAATTTTGCGGGGCAATGGCTTTGTGCGGCTGTTTTTTCTGTGTGTGATCGGCTCTTTGCTGCTGCGCTTTGGCTGGGATGTGTATTGGGAGTTGCAGCAATAA
- a CDS encoding S8 family serine peptidase, whose protein sequence is MAQFDWQEQLKSTLPPEWLATQGKGVKIAVLDSGLNLSHPAFKHFGTAVGHRYNATLPGDRLLFGGNDDVSEQKTENTDHGTPCLSIISGVKDGVFKGIAPLAEIFVIKISRKAPGTPFELFQAPDFLNGLKIAKGLNVDLAVAALTYSRMKLKDFNISKDLADQTINTLSGSKALLFSSIKNYHVFVEGEALSAKYFPTWNPQSINCGYVPEVDIFDKLIKDTGIQFFWDSFKPVICNEAGEPETVDVSTSFATYATAGVAALALAQLKATEKENYKPRSRSEMLDLLKTVSKPVDSVGAQPNLNLLHNQLS, encoded by the coding sequence ATGGCTCAATTCGATTGGCAGGAACAACTCAAGTCTACCCTCCCCCCAGAATGGCTCGCTACCCAGGGCAAAGGTGTGAAAATTGCCGTACTCGACAGCGGACTCAACCTCAGCCATCCCGCTTTTAAACATTTTGGTACCGCAGTGGGGCACCGATACAATGCCACTTTGCCGGGCGACCGTTTGCTTTTTGGCGGCAATGATGACGTTTCGGAACAAAAGACCGAGAATACCGACCATGGTACTCCTTGTTTGAGCATCATCAGTGGGGTAAAAGACGGGGTATTCAAAGGCATCGCCCCTTTGGCTGAAATTTTTGTCATCAAAATCTCCCGCAAAGCCCCCGGAACTCCGTTTGAACTGTTCCAGGCACCGGACTTTTTGAATGGGTTAAAAATTGCCAAGGGCTTAAATGTCGATTTAGCCGTGGCGGCACTGACCTATAGCCGCATGAAACTGAAAGATTTTAACATCAGCAAAGACCTAGCAGACCAGACCATCAATACGCTTTCTGGCAGTAAGGCACTACTGTTTTCTTCGATAAAAAACTACCACGTGTTTGTAGAGGGAGAGGCTTTATCGGCAAAATATTTCCCGACCTGGAACCCCCAAAGCATCAACTGCGGCTATGTACCAGAAGTTGATATATTTGACAAGCTCATCAAGGACACGGGCATCCAGTTCTTTTGGGACAGTTTTAAACCCGTCATCTGCAATGAAGCGGGTGAACCTGAAACCGTGGATGTGTCCACCAGTTTTGCCACTTATGCCACCGCCGGAGTGGCGGCATTGGCATTGGCTCAGCTCAAAGCAACGGAAAAGGAAAACTACAAGCCACGCAGTCGCAGCGAAATGTTGGACTTGCTCAAAACGGTTAGCAAACCCGTTGACTCCGTAGGCGCTCAGCCCAACCTGAACTTGTTACACAACCAGCTTTCCTAA
- the rpmF gene encoding 50S ribosomal protein L32, translating to MAHPKSRGSKQRKHKRRTHFKTVAPNVATCKTTGEKHLMHRAYFDAEGNMFYRGKMFIQSKEQEQEEEQQ from the coding sequence ATGGCACATCCCAAGAGTAGAGGTTCGAAGCAGAGAAAGCATAAGCGCAGAACGCACTTCAAAACGGTTGCGCCGAACGTGGCTACTTGTAAAACTACAGGTGAAAAACACCTGATGCACCGCGCATATTTCGACGCGGAAGGTAACATGTTCTACCGCGGCAAGATGTTTATTCAGTCGAAAGAACAAGAACAGGAAGAAGAGCAGCAATAA
- a CDS encoding nucleoside deaminase has protein sequence MLHFRGDEYFMQEALKEAQLAFEEGEIPVGAVIACENRIIARGHNTTEKLLDVTAHAEILSITAASNYLNSKYLPDCTLYVTLEPCNMCAGAIFWAQMGRLVYGAGDEKRGFMRIGKELLHPKTTLEYGVLHEECSQLLKEFFQKIRS, from the coding sequence ATGTTGCATTTTCGCGGAGATGAATACTTTATGCAGGAAGCCCTTAAAGAAGCGCAACTTGCGTTTGAAGAGGGTGAAATACCAGTAGGCGCGGTGATCGCTTGTGAAAACCGCATCATTGCCCGCGGGCACAATACCACCGAAAAATTATTGGACGTAACGGCGCATGCCGAAATTTTGTCGATTACGGCCGCTTCAAATTATTTGAATAGCAAATACCTGCCGGATTGTACCTTGTACGTCACCCTGGAACCTTGTAACATGTGCGCCGGGGCGATTTTTTGGGCTCAAATGGGGCGTCTGGTGTATGGCGCAGGAGATGAAAAACGGGGCTTTATGCGGATTGGGAAAGAGTTGCTGCACCCGAAAACTACACTGGAGTACGGGGTGTTGCACGAGGAGTGTAGCCAACTGTTGAAGGAGTTTTTTCAAAAAATCCGCAGTTGA
- a CDS encoding gliding motility-associated C-terminal domain-containing protein — MKPTALRPLLVSVLFFVQLVWINAQTRLEPGDLAIIQVNANNNLCGNATADRVSFICFKDITAGTTIDITDNGWERSITGRWGNSEGFVRATRNGTTIPAGTVITFEFPPVGNNPYQAILPDANWNFTTHGSINVVNLNSGGDQFYFMQGGVWNQGTSAVGSFNHDAAYVGGRILFGFNTKTQWFNDDSPQESKLHPDVANCFKMAPTRNATDYIAYTGPMGSTTQLEWISRIADPNNWLTFGGCAALPALPARITIATSGIGMSCTTCQGCDTVSEVLTLRLPATGGPFVFEYSDGLDTFRIDSARNNDSIRLKIGETTVFFIVSVSDKNGCPVYSNFDRPVTITVTPGVSIQPIVDPVTACTGGNQQATFALTALDGQIRGNTALVVQWYRDAALQNSIVDPDQFVSGATTVYAITTDGVCRSQGTPIVLQLANPPSITVPAGDTICGGSCTTLPLTFQGKAPFILGYIVNEDGNIRPEGLVANTAQDSLVFCSTRPGRANILFSSIIDGNGCPGLINQSVAIFSQSGDTTRIFRNLCQGDQVIVNGTVYDQNRPSGTELLRTTLGCDSIVIVSLRFTPRPSGSISGDTTICGDGVGNLRFQLSGARTFNLIISNGNDTIPFLNVTNGTVLPVIIAQTSTFTLLSVQSTAGGCQVNPNSQVTITISKPVATARATSNFGRFNISCFGLSDGSATVDVQGGKAPFRYAWNNNANTQNINNLGPGTYQVVATDSAGCRALPVEVTLTEPDSLRFQFALDTAVCPGQKNELSILGITGAGGPYAYALDGAAFTPFSGALTISDLTSGIRRLRLRDGNNCIAERSIRVPASSALTMELGPNRSIFAGDSVLIKPQLNFNPASITWLPGSGFESLDSAGIIARPTTTTVFQLTVRSANGCVLRDNLTVLVEKRLRIFAPNVFSPNGDNQNDRFTLYYGPEVERIKTLHIFDRWGGMVFTAENLGNDESSGWDGSFKGQKAPIGAYVFVAEALLRTGKTEILRGSLTLVR; from the coding sequence ATGAAGCCAACTGCCTTGAGGCCACTCCTAGTAAGTGTTTTATTTTTTGTACAACTGGTTTGGATCAATGCCCAAACCCGCCTAGAACCGGGCGACCTCGCCATTATTCAGGTGAATGCCAACAATAACCTTTGTGGAAACGCCACAGCCGACCGGGTCAGTTTTATTTGTTTCAAAGACATTACTGCAGGTACCACGATCGACATTACCGACAATGGCTGGGAACGCAGCATAACCGGGCGTTGGGGCAATTCGGAAGGATTTGTACGGGCTACCCGTAATGGAACAACGATTCCGGCAGGTACCGTCATTACATTTGAATTTCCTCCGGTTGGCAACAACCCTTATCAGGCAATATTACCCGATGCAAACTGGAACTTTACCACTCACGGCAGCATTAATGTGGTCAACCTCAATTCTGGCGGTGATCAGTTTTATTTTATGCAAGGTGGCGTGTGGAATCAGGGAACCAGTGCAGTAGGCAGCTTTAATCATGATGCAGCTTATGTTGGTGGAAGAATACTTTTTGGGTTCAATACCAAAACCCAATGGTTCAATGATGATTCCCCGCAGGAATCCAAACTTCACCCGGATGTAGCCAATTGTTTCAAGATGGCGCCAACGCGCAATGCAACAGATTATATTGCCTATACTGGCCCCATGGGTAGCACGACGCAGTTGGAATGGATCTCACGCATTGCTGATCCTAACAATTGGCTCACTTTTGGAGGTTGCGCTGCTTTGCCTGCCTTACCTGCCCGCATTACGATCGCCACCAGTGGTATAGGGATGAGCTGTACCACTTGCCAGGGCTGTGATACGGTCAGTGAAGTATTGACCTTGCGTTTGCCCGCTACCGGTGGCCCATTTGTATTCGAATACAGCGATGGGCTGGATACTTTTCGCATTGATTCGGCCCGAAACAATGATTCCATCCGCTTGAAAATAGGGGAGACTACGGTCTTTTTTATCGTTTCGGTATCCGATAAAAATGGTTGCCCGGTTTATTCCAATTTTGATCGCCCGGTCACCATAACTGTTACGCCAGGGGTGAGCATTCAACCCATTGTTGACCCGGTAACCGCTTGTACCGGAGGTAATCAACAGGCAACCTTTGCACTTACGGCATTGGATGGTCAAATTCGGGGCAATACGGCATTGGTTGTCCAGTGGTACCGCGACGCTGCACTCCAAAATTCCATTGTTGACCCAGACCAGTTTGTTTCGGGGGCTACTACGGTTTATGCCATTACCACCGATGGCGTTTGCCGCAGCCAGGGAACACCAATTGTACTTCAGTTGGCCAACCCGCCAAGCATCACGGTACCTGCTGGTGACACGATCTGCGGGGGTAGCTGCACCACACTGCCCTTGACTTTTCAGGGAAAAGCCCCTTTTATCCTGGGTTACATCGTCAATGAAGATGGAAATATCCGACCGGAAGGCCTGGTTGCCAATACGGCTCAGGATAGTCTGGTTTTTTGTTCTACTCGTCCGGGAAGGGCGAATATTCTTTTTTCCTCCATCATTGATGGCAATGGTTGTCCGGGATTGATCAACCAAAGTGTAGCTATTTTTAGTCAAAGTGGAGACACGACCCGAATTTTCAGGAATTTGTGCCAGGGCGACCAGGTGATTGTCAATGGTACGGTATACGACCAAAATCGCCCGAGTGGCACGGAGTTGTTGCGCACGACCTTGGGGTGCGATAGCATCGTTATCGTGAGTTTGCGTTTTACACCACGCCCCAGCGGAAGCATCAGTGGAGATACCACCATTTGCGGCGACGGGGTGGGCAATTTGCGTTTCCAACTCAGTGGTGCCAGGACTTTTAACCTGATCATCAGCAACGGAAATGATACCATTCCTTTCCTCAATGTAACCAATGGTACCGTATTGCCCGTAATCATAGCGCAGACTTCCACTTTTACCCTGCTGTCAGTACAATCTACTGCGGGGGGCTGTCAGGTGAATCCCAATAGCCAGGTAACGATTACCATCAGTAAGCCAGTAGCCACGGCACGAGCAACCAGTAATTTTGGGCGGTTTAACATCAGTTGTTTTGGGCTCAGCGATGGCAGTGCCACGGTGGACGTGCAAGGAGGGAAAGCACCTTTCCGCTATGCCTGGAACAACAATGCCAATACCCAAAACATCAATAATTTGGGACCAGGGACTTATCAGGTTGTTGCAACCGACAGTGCGGGTTGTCGGGCACTACCTGTAGAGGTCACCCTGACCGAGCCGGATTCCCTGCGTTTTCAATTTGCACTGGATACCGCAGTTTGTCCGGGGCAAAAAAACGAGTTGAGTATTCTGGGGATAACCGGAGCCGGAGGGCCTTATGCCTATGCTTTGGATGGCGCAGCTTTTACGCCATTCAGTGGCGCTTTGACCATATCCGATCTGACCTCGGGAATCCGCAGACTACGTTTAAGAGATGGCAACAACTGTATTGCCGAACGCAGCATCCGGGTACCTGCTTCATCGGCATTGACCATGGAACTGGGGCCAAATCGCAGCATCTTTGCTGGCGACAGTGTATTGATCAAACCCCAACTTAATTTTAATCCTGCTTCCATCACCTGGCTACCTGGCTCAGGGTTTGAAAGCCTGGATTCTGCGGGCATCATTGCTCGGCCAACGACCACTACGGTATTTCAACTTACGGTAAGAAGCGCCAATGGTTGTGTGTTGCGGGACAACCTCACCGTGTTGGTGGAAAAACGGCTGCGCATTTTTGCGCCCAACGTATTCAGTCCCAATGGTGACAACCAAAACGATCGATTTACACTTTACTACGGGCCTGAAGTTGAACGCATCAAAACATTGCACATTTTTGACCGCTGGGGAGGGATGGTGTTTACCGCCGAAAACCTGGGCAACGATGAAAGCAGTGGTTGGGATGGATCATTCAAAGGGCAAAAAGCGCCGATAGGCGCTTACGTATTTGTGGCGGAGGCGCTGCTGCGTACCGGGAAAACGGAAATTTTGCGCGGTTCGTTGACATTGGTGCGTTAA
- the trpS gene encoding tryptophan--tRNA ligase: MSDKKRVLSCIQPTGDMHFGNYFGAVKNWVELQATYECMYGVVDYHAMTMPFNPIKLRENTWELIFNLMAVGIEPQNLFIQSLVPEHTELCWIFNCFASYGQLSRMTQFKDKSATASEGEDGFISAGLFDYPVLQAADICVYRADYVPVGKDQEQHLELARNIVQRFNNQVGKEYLIMPEPLYTEFTKITSTADPSRKMSKSAGEKHYISLFSDSDKIRKQVRSAVTDTGENTGGEMSPGVKNLFELLKACEKIETYTALKADYDAGNLKYAPLKEAVAEALVEISEAVRSKRAELNTRKKEVKEEIKASSAQIRERAQQTLRNVKELAGLLNVKY, translated from the coding sequence ATGAGTGATAAAAAACGTGTACTCTCCTGCATCCAGCCTACTGGTGATATGCATTTTGGCAACTACTTCGGCGCGGTTAAGAACTGGGTAGAATTGCAAGCAACCTACGAATGCATGTACGGGGTGGTGGATTACCACGCCATGACCATGCCTTTTAACCCCATCAAACTGCGGGAAAATACCTGGGAATTGATTTTCAACCTCATGGCTGTGGGCATTGAGCCTCAAAATCTCTTCATTCAATCACTCGTACCCGAGCATACGGAGCTTTGCTGGATTTTCAATTGCTTTGCCTCTTACGGCCAGTTGTCGCGCATGACCCAGTTTAAAGACAAAAGTGCCACTGCTTCTGAAGGTGAAGATGGATTTATTTCGGCTGGCTTGTTTGATTACCCGGTTTTGCAAGCTGCCGACATCTGCGTGTACCGTGCCGATTACGTACCCGTCGGCAAAGACCAGGAGCAGCACCTCGAATTGGCCCGCAACATCGTTCAACGTTTCAACAACCAGGTGGGCAAGGAATATTTGATCATGCCCGAGCCACTGTATACCGAATTCACCAAAATTACCTCTACTGCCGACCCTTCCCGCAAAATGAGCAAAAGTGCGGGAGAAAAGCACTACATCAGCCTTTTTTCGGATAGCGACAAAATTCGCAAACAAGTGCGCTCGGCGGTGACCGACACGGGTGAAAATACGGGAGGAGAAATGAGCCCAGGTGTAAAAAACCTCTTTGAGTTACTGAAAGCCTGTGAAAAAATAGAGACTTATACTGCGCTTAAAGCAGACTACGACGCGGGCAATTTGAAGTACGCCCCGCTCAAAGAAGCCGTTGCCGAGGCTTTGGTAGAAATTTCTGAAGCCGTGCGCAGCAAACGCGCCGAACTCAATACCCGGAAAAAAGAAGTCAAAGAAGAAATCAAAGCTTCCTCGGCGCAAATTCGCGAACGCGCTCAACAAACTTTGCGGAATGTGAAGGAGTTGGCGGGGCTATTGAATGTAAAATATTAA
- a CDS encoding Rid family detoxifying hydrolase translates to MKKIIKTDKAPDPVGPYNQAIIHNDTLYASGQIALDPATGVLITDTIEAETTQVMANISAILEEAGLSFKDVVKASVFVTDINNFSRINAVYATYFDEATAPARELVQVSALPRGGNIEISVIAAFD, encoded by the coding sequence ATGAAAAAAATCATCAAAACCGATAAAGCTCCCGATCCCGTAGGCCCTTACAACCAGGCCATCATCCACAATGATACCTTGTATGCCTCGGGCCAGATCGCGCTAGACCCTGCAACTGGAGTGCTGATCACCGATACCATCGAAGCGGAAACCACCCAGGTGATGGCCAACATCAGTGCCATCCTGGAAGAAGCGGGTCTTTCCTTCAAGGACGTGGTCAAAGCATCGGTTTTTGTGACCGACATCAACAATTTTTCCCGCATCAACGCGGTATACGCCACCTATTTTGACGAAGCCACTGCTCCTGCGCGTGAATTGGTGCAAGTAAGCGCCCTTCCCAGAGGGGGCAACATAGAAATATCTGTCATTGCAGCTTTCGATTAG
- a CDS encoding methyltransferase domain-containing protein, whose amino-acid sequence MAKSFFPTVQSYYEGTRWDYRWVWGVRNTYALHFGYYDEQATHHRAAVANMNKVMADLVNIQPGERVLDAGCGVGGSSIWLAQHGNCEVVGITPVESQVKDALRNARKKKVHAQTSFILADYRKTPFEDASFDVVWALESVCHAEQKLDFYREAARLLRPGGRLVMADTFRKGRPYAEENEFQLRRWLNCWAIPDLDSAAEHEAHAQKVGLVDFTFRDITPHTMRSILNIKEHGDKWLWAALELNKLGIVSDVQVSNIWGTIHQFNALQQDLWCYGLLSARKPE is encoded by the coding sequence ATGGCCAAATCATTTTTCCCCACTGTACAATCTTATTACGAAGGAACCCGCTGGGACTACCGCTGGGTATGGGGTGTACGCAACACGTATGCCCTGCATTTTGGCTACTACGACGAGCAGGCCACCCACCACCGGGCGGCAGTTGCCAATATGAACAAAGTGATGGCCGATTTGGTGAACATCCAACCGGGGGAAAGGGTGCTCGATGCGGGTTGTGGCGTAGGAGGATCCAGCATTTGGCTGGCGCAGCACGGCAATTGTGAAGTGGTAGGCATTACCCCCGTGGAAAGCCAGGTGAAAGACGCGCTCCGCAATGCCCGCAAAAAAAAGGTGCACGCACAAACCTCTTTCATCTTGGCTGATTACCGCAAAACGCCTTTTGAGGATGCCAGTTTTGATGTGGTTTGGGCTTTGGAAAGTGTATGCCATGCGGAGCAAAAACTGGATTTTTACCGTGAAGCAGCACGTTTGTTGCGCCCCGGCGGCCGCCTGGTCATGGCGGACACCTTTAGAAAAGGAAGGCCATATGCTGAAGAAAATGAGTTTCAGTTGCGGCGTTGGCTCAATTGTTGGGCGATTCCGGATTTGGATAGCGCTGCTGAACATGAGGCCCATGCCCAGAAAGTGGGGCTGGTCGATTTTACTTTTCGCGACATTACCCCGCACACCATGCGCTCCATCCTCAACATCAAGGAACACGGCGACAAATGGCTCTGGGCTGCACTGGAGTTGAATAAACTTGGGATTGTATCGGATGTGCAGGTGAGCAACATCTGGGGTACGATTCACCAGTTCAATGCCTTGCAGCAAGACTTATGGTGTTATGGCTTGTTGAGTGCGCGCAAGCCGGAGTAA
- a CDS encoding fumarylacetoacetate hydrolase family protein: MKIICIGRNYAEHAKELNNAVPEDPVVFMKPPSALLVGDKPFYYPEFTQDLHYEGEIVLKVCKNGRHVQPEFAHEYYNEIAFGIDFTARDIQAKCKAKGLPWEIAKGFDGSAVLSDFVPLEQVEDSKSIHFSLKKNGQTVQQGDTADVIFSFESIIVYVSKFFKLQMGDIIYTGTPAGVGPVQVGDTLEGFIELKDGNKQFLTCEIK; this comes from the coding sequence ATGAAAATCATCTGCATCGGGCGCAACTACGCCGAACACGCCAAAGAACTCAACAACGCCGTACCCGAAGATCCGGTGGTGTTCATGAAACCGCCTTCTGCATTGTTGGTGGGTGACAAGCCTTTTTATTATCCTGAATTCACTCAGGATTTACACTACGAAGGGGAAATTGTATTGAAAGTATGCAAAAATGGCCGCCACGTGCAGCCCGAGTTTGCGCACGAGTACTACAATGAAATCGCCTTCGGGATTGACTTTACGGCGCGGGACATCCAGGCCAAGTGCAAAGCCAAAGGACTGCCCTGGGAGATTGCCAAAGGTTTTGATGGTTCTGCCGTGTTGAGTGATTTTGTGCCCTTGGAACAGGTAGAAGATTCTAAATCCATCCATTTTTCACTGAAAAAAAATGGCCAAACCGTGCAGCAAGGAGATACTGCCGATGTGATTTTTTCTTTTGAAAGCATCATCGTTTATGTGTCCAAATTTTTTAAGCTGCAAATGGGGGACATCATTTATACGGGAACTCCCGCTGGAGTAGGCCCTGTACAGGTTGGAGATACGCTGGAGGGGTTTATTGAACTGAAGGATGGTAATAAGCAGTTTTTGACTTGTGAGATCAAATAA
- a CDS encoding YceD family protein, translating to MNGLIPFSLPIKGLRNGVHEFQYELGAAFFAEFPESPVQDGKLSLKVILDKQPTLFVLFFDFAGTVRTDCDRCLAEIDLPIADQQQLIVKLSEENEVEDAEVIYIHPESSELNVGTFAYEFIILAIPLTRTYDCVADNYRQCNMEMLDLLSKKLVAAPDAQDNPETGENPIWSALKDLNINNTNERD from the coding sequence ATGAACGGGCTCATACCTTTTTCCTTACCAATCAAGGGTTTGCGCAACGGGGTACACGAGTTCCAGTATGAGCTAGGAGCAGCGTTTTTTGCCGAGTTTCCGGAATCACCGGTGCAAGATGGAAAACTTTCTTTAAAAGTTATACTGGATAAACAACCTACGCTCTTTGTTCTTTTTTTCGATTTTGCCGGAACAGTTCGCACTGATTGTGACCGCTGCCTTGCCGAAATCGATCTTCCCATTGCCGATCAGCAGCAGTTGATTGTCAAATTGAGTGAAGAGAATGAAGTTGAAGACGCCGAGGTTATCTACATTCACCCCGAATCTTCGGAATTGAATGTGGGTACTTTCGCCTACGAATTTATTATTCTGGCGATACCCCTGACCCGAACTTACGATTGTGTAGCGGATAATTACCGGCAGTGCAACATGGAAATGCTCGATTTATTGAGCAAAAAACTAGTTGCCGCTCCCGATGCCCAGGACAATCCAGAAACCGGAGAAAATCCGATTTGGAGCGCCCTCAAGGATTTGAATATTAACAACACTAACGAACGGGATTGA